The following is a genomic window from Methanoplanus sp. FWC-SCC4.
TATGGAAGTGTCACGGATATCGCTCCTGATGTAAAACTCACCTACCATAATGCAGGGCATATTCTTGGTTCTGCAATTGCTCATTTCCATGTTGGGGATGGTCTTTATAATATCGCATTCACAGGCGACTTTAACTATGGAAAAACAAGGCTTTTTGGCCCTGCAACCTCACAATTCCCGCGTCTTGAGGCAGTTTTCATGGAAAGTACTTATGGAGGTTCAAACGATCTCCAGCCTTCAAGAAAGGATGCAGAGGAAAAACTCTATGAAACTGTTAATGAGACAATAAAACGTGGTGGAAAGGTAATTATTCCTGCTTTTGCGGTAGGAAGGTCTCAGGAAGTTATGCTTGCATTAGAAGAGGGTATGAGGCTTGAAAAGATACCTAAAGTCAGGGTATATCTTGATGGTATGATTAAAGAGGCAACTGCCATTCATACCACATATCCTGAATACCTGAATCCTGATTTAAGAAAGCAGATCTTCCAGGAGGGAATGAATCCTTTCCTCTCCGAATGTTTTGTTCAGGTTGATTCACCTGTATTAAGGCAGGAAGTAATTGGTGGCGATCCGTGTATTATTATCACAACAAGTGGTATGCTAAATGGTGGTCCTGTTATGGAATATCTTCATGCCCTTGCTCCTTATGAAGAGAATACTCTTGTTTTTGTTGGTTATCAGGCTGATGGAACAATTGGCCGGAGGATACAGAAGGGATGGAAAGAAGTTCCAATGGGAAGAAGGGAAACAATTGTTCTCAACCTTGAAATTCAGACGATTGATGGATTTTCAGGTCACTCTGACAGGCGTCAGCTAATGGCTTATGTAAATCATTTAAACCCGAGACCGGAGAAAGTTTTCACAATTCACGGTGATGAAAAGAATACAATTGATCTTGCAAGTTCAATTTACAAGAGATTTAAGATAGAAACACACGCTCCAAAGAATCTGGAAACATATCGCATGGTATAACCATTAAAAAATACAATTTTTAGCCTGTAACCGAGGCAGATATGAAAACAAAAATATCAATACTTTTGGGAGTTTTTGCTGTAATGGCATTATCAAATACGATAGT
Proteins encoded in this region:
- a CDS encoding beta-CASP ribonuclease aCPSF1, whose protein sequence is MLIEERLRELKEKINAKVPPGINVSEVEFEGPELVIYTDDPKKFADEADLIKVLARDLRKRIVVRPNVLEDPEIAATKIKAVVPEGAGITDIFFDPDTGEVLIEAEKPGVVIGKNGTTLRDITKEIGWTPKVVRTPPIESSTVKQTRQFLRAVKDERKQFLRTIGRRIHRDLTSKDKWVRVTTLGCCREVGRAAFLLTTPESKILIDCGEKPGSNDGFPYLYVPEIYPLSSLDAVVLTHAHLDHCALVPMLYKYGFEGPVYSTPATRDLAVMLQLDYLDVISNDVNQVPYSSKEVQEYLKHSITLNYGSVTDIAPDVKLTYHNAGHILGSAIAHFHVGDGLYNIAFTGDFNYGKTRLFGPATSQFPRLEAVFMESTYGGSNDLQPSRKDAEEKLYETVNETIKRGGKVIIPAFAVGRSQEVMLALEEGMRLEKIPKVRVYLDGMIKEATAIHTTYPEYLNPDLRKQIFQEGMNPFLSECFVQVDSPVLRQEVIGGDPCIIITTSGMLNGGPVMEYLHALAPYEENTLVFVGYQADGTIGRRIQKGWKEVPMGRRETIVLNLEIQTIDGFSGHSDRRQLMAYVNHLNPRPEKVFTIHGDEKNTIDLASSIYKRFKIETHAPKNLETYRMV